The following proteins are co-located in the Castanea sativa cultivar Marrone di Chiusa Pesio chromosome 8, ASM4071231v1 genome:
- the LOC142605539 gene encoding proteinaceous RNase P 2-like has protein sequence MDDTTTAAAAASAGTIHNNNRNKKKKKNQTPEAKFHSDLTLCSKNKDLHAAISLYESATSQRLNQSHFNTLLYLCSNSVTDPSLKPLALTYGFRIYDHMLSLHIKPNEAAITSAARLAAAKGDGDYAFGLVKSMEIAPRLRTYDPALMCFCENLEAEKAYEVEEHMGKVGVSLEEPELAALLKVSSETGNGERVYGYLHKLRNVVRSVGDSTTAKAIEDWFCGEKAREVGEVNWEVGRVEKAVEKNGGGWHGLGWIGKGDWAVKRANVDLAGRCGGCGEQLACVDIDDAETERFAQSVAALALEREVKANFSEFQDWLEKHGDFEFIVDGANIGLYQQNFADGGFSVSQLDAVVKELYNWSGNKWPLVVLHNKRLWALLENPSQRKLVEEWMDNGVLYTTPTGSNDDWYWMYAAVKVKSLLVTNDEMRDHIFELLGSSFFLKWKERHQVRYTFVKGNLKLQMPPPYSSVIQESKKGSWHVPVASNSSVCDESLRTWLCITRPSACKAFDEVPVNAETSENGHCISNLDSRSPCKSESVTRGNGLHNSTHSFQSSDDKAVSLTGKRKERSPSPSQPSHTPN, from the exons ATGGACGACACCACCACCGCTGCCGCCGCCGCCTCTGCCGGCACCATTCACAACAATAACaggaataagaagaagaagaagaaccaaaCCCCAGAAGCCAAATTCCACTCAGACCTCACACTCTGCTCCAAAAACAAAGACCTCCACGCCGCAATCTCGCTATACGAGTCCGCGACTTCACAACGCCTCAACCAGAGCCACTTCAATACTCTCCTTTACCTCTGCTCCAACTCCGTCACCGACCCATCACTCAAACCCCTCGCTCTGACCTACGGCTTCCGCATATACGATCACATGCTGTCTCTCCACATCAAGCCCAACGAGGCCGCAATCACCTCCGCCGCCCGCCTCGCCGCCGCGAAAGGCGACGGGGATTACGCCTTTGGGCTTGTGAAATCCATGGAGATTGCGCCGAGGCTGCGTACCTACGACCCGGCATTGATGTGTTTCTGTGAGAATTTGGAGGCGGAGAAGGCTTATGAGGTGGAGGAACACATGGGTAAAGTTGGGGTTAGCTTAGAGGAGCCGGAGCTTGCGGCTTTGTTGAAAGTGAGCTCGGAGACTGGGAATGGAGAAAGGGTTTATGGGTATTTGCATAAGTTGAGGAATGTGGTGAGGAGTGTTGGGGATTCGACCACGGCGAAGGCTATTgaggattggttttgtggtgagaAGGCAAGAGAGGTGGGAGAGGTGAATTGGGAGGTGGGGAGAGTCGAAAAGGCGGTGGAGAAAAACGGGGGAGGGTGGCATGGTTTGGGGTGGATTGGGAAGGGTGATTGGGCTGTCAAGAGAGCCAATGTGGATTTGGCCGGGCGGTGTGGTGGATGTGGGGAGCAGTTGGCGTGCGTGGACATTGATGATGCTGAGACTGAGAGGTTTGCGCAATCCGTGGCTGCATTGGCTTTGGAAAGGGAGGTGAAGGCCAACTTTAGTGAGTTTCAG GATTGGCTGGAAAAACATGgtgattttgaatttattgtgGATGGAGCAAATATTGGGCTCTACCAACAAAATTTTGCAGATGGTGGATTCAGTGTCTCTCAG CTTGATGCTGTTGTGAAAGAATTGTATAATTGGAGTGGAAACAAATGGCCACTGGTTGTCTTGCATAACAAACGTCTTTGGGCACTTCTGGAAAATCCTTCCCAAAGAAAGCTGGTAGAGGAGTGGATGGATAACGGCGTTCTTTATACAACACCAACTGGTTCCAATGATGATTG GTATTGGATGTATGCTGCTGTAAAAGTCAAGAGTTTACTTGTGACAAATGATGAAATGCGAGATCACATTTTTGAACTCCTTGGAAGTAGCTTTTTTCTCAAATGGAAAGAACGACATCAA GTTCGGTATACTTTTGTGAAAGGTAACTTGAAACTTCAGATGCCGCCTCCATATTCTTCTGTCATCCAG GAATCAAAAAAAGGATCATGGCATGTGCCTGTTGCTAGCAACAGCAGTGTCTGCGATGAATCTTTAAGAACTTGGCTCTGCATTACTAGGCCAAGTGCTTGCAAAGCTTTTGATGAAGTCCCAGTCAATGCAGAAACTTCTGAAAATGGTCATTGCATCTCCAACCTGGATTCAAGAAGTCCTTGCAAGTCAGAGAGTGTTACAAGAGGCAATGGCTTACATAACAGCACGCATTCCTTTCAGTCTTCTGATGATAAAGCTGTTTCCTTGACGGGTAAACGAAAAGAGAGATCCCCATCTCCTTCCCAGCCATCTCATACACCTAACTGA
- the LOC142607883 gene encoding fatty acyl-CoA reductase 3-like — MELGSILQFLENKSILITGATGFLAKILVEKVLRVQPNLKKLYLLLRAKDAKSATHRLNNEIIGKDLFRVLKEKLGTNLNSFVSEKITVVPGDISLEDLGLKDSILREEILNQVDVIVNLAATTNFDERYDVALGLNTFGAKYVLNFAKKCVRLKVLIHVSTAYVSGERGGLILESPYGMSETLNGTLGLDIETEKGLAEEKVNDLRAKGATEEEITLAMKDFGLERARMYGWPNTYVFTKAMGEMLIGHLKENESVVILRPTIVTSTFKEPFPGWVEGIRTIDSLAVGYGKGKLTFFLGDLQAALDLIPADFVVNSIIVAMVAHANQPSDVIYQVGSSASNPMRNVDLQDFGYRYFSQKPWINKDGKPVKVTKALVLGDMASFERYMAFRYLLLLKGLEVVNVALCKYFQGKYLDLRRKINFVMRLVELYKPYLFFGGIFDDMNTERLRMALRESGAEADLFCFDPKCIKWDEYFLNIHLPGIVKYVFK, encoded by the exons ATGGAGTTAGGAAGTATATTACAGTTCCTTGAGAACAAGTCCATTTTAATCACTGGTGCTACTGGCTTTCTAGCTAAGA TTCTTGTGGAGAAGGTACTGAGGGTTCAACCAAACTTGAAGAAGCTCTATCTTCTTCTAAGAGCTAAGGATGCTAAGTCAGCCACACATCGGTTAAATAATGAG atcatagGGAAGGACTTGTTCAGAGTGCTAAAGGAAAAGTTGGGCACAAATCTAAATTCCTTTGTCTCTGAAAAAATAACTGTGGTGCCTGGGGACATCTCTCTTGAAGACTTGGGCTTGAAGGATTCCATTTTGAGGGAAGAGATATTGAACCAAGTTGATGTCATTGTTAATTTAGCTGCCACTACCAACTTTGATGAAAG ATATGATGTTGCATTGGGGCTCAATACATTTGGAGCTAAGTATGTTTTGAACTTCGCAAAAAAATGTGTTCGTCTAAAGGTGCTTATCCATGTATCCACAG CCTATGTATCAGGAGAAAGAGGAGGACTAATTCTAGAGAGCCCATATGGCATGAGTGAAACACTTAATGGGACCCTTGGATTAGACATTGAAACAGAGAAAGGACTGGCTGAGGAAAAAGTGAATGACTTACGAGCCAAGGGAGCTACAGAAGAAGAAATTACGTTGGCCATGAAGGATTTTGGTCTTGAAAG GGCAAGGATGTACGGATGGCCAAATACTTATGTATTCACAAAAGCAATGGGAGAGATGCTTATAGGGCatctaaaagaaaatgaatctGTGGTTATCTTACGTCCTACCATTGTTACCAGTACTTTCAAAGAACCTTTCCCCGGTTGGGTTGAAGGGATAAG GACTATTGACAGTCTAGCAGTTGGTTATGGTAAGGGAAAACTAACTTTCTTTCTTGGTGATCTTCAGGCAGCCCTTGATTTG ATACCCGCAGACTTTGTGGTGAATTCTATAATAGTGGCAATGGTAGCTCATGCAAATCAACCCTCTGATGTGATTTACCAAGTGGGTTCTTCAGCAAGCAATCCTATGAGAAACGTGGATCTTCAAGATTTCGGCTATCGTTACTTCTCCCAAAAACCATGGATTAATAAGGATGGGAAACCTGTCAAGGTTACCAAGGCTTTGGTGTTAGGCGACATGGCCAGCTTCGAAAGATACATGGCCTTTCGTTATTTGCTTCTATTGAAG GGACTGGAAGTGGTGAATGTAGCGCTTTGCAAGTATTTTCAGGGCAAGTATCTTGATCTCAGAAGAAAGATCAACTTTGTGATGCGATTGGTGGAACTGTACAAGCCTTACTTATTTTTCGGGGGCAT CTTTGATGACATGAACACAGAGAGGCTGCGAATGGCATTAAGAGAAAGTGGTGCAGAGGCAGATTTGTTTTGCTTCGATCCCAAATGCATCAAATGGGACGAGTACTTTCTGAATATCCATTTACCTGGTATcgtaaaatatgtttttaagtGA